AGAGGTGAAGACAATAAAGGACAATGGTGATAGCAAGACCATTATCACCTTTGACGAGGAAATAGAGACAAAGGCCGTGATAATGGCAACAGGTGCGGAACCCAGAAGGCTTGGAGTTCCCGGTGAGAGTAAATACCTTGGAAAAGGTGTCTCCTATTGTGCAACCTGTGACGGTCCTTTCTTTGCCGGTCAGGAGGTCATTGTGGTTGGAGGGGGCGACTCAGCCATCACCGAAGCTCTGATCCTCTCCAATATCGCCGGTAAGGTCTACGTTATTCACAGAAGGGATGAGCTCCGGTCCTGTGACCTCCTGAAGAAAAGGGCTACTGAAAAGGAGAACATCGAATTCATCTGGGACACAACTCTGGAAGAGATCCTGGGTGATGAACTTGTAGAAAAGGTACGCCTGAAAAATGTGAAGACGAACGAGACCAAAGAGATGAATATTGACGGGGTATTCATTTTTGTGGGCATAAGTCCCAGAACGGAAATCGTTGATGTCGAAAAAACCAAGAATGGTTTCATCAAGACCGATGGTTTAATGCAAAGTTCTGTCAGCGGCATATTTGCAGCAGGTGATTGTCGTGAAACTGTAATGTGGCAGGTGGTCACTGCGGTTTCCGATGGTGCTGTTGCTGCAGTATCGGCTTACAAGTATATCATGGGTCTTGAATAAGCTCAGAAGAGGGGATGATCCTCCCCTCACATATGGAATGATGTAAAATGGAATGCAACAATGAAAATGATGGCATTTATTGTTTGAAGATATGTGCAGATTCCACTGCTGAAGATCTGGAACCCATTGCAGTAGCCATACACACCCTGCTGGGTATTCCCATAACTATCCGTAGTATGAATTCCAGGGGTATACGGATGGAAAGAGGTATTATCGTTGACAGGGAATATACGGGTCCGGTACTCGAAGAGGTGATCAGGACCAATACAGTGGTCAGGACGGTTCCTTCTGAAGGGGTGTACAGGGGAAAATCCGTAATAGTGGCACCGATAAGAACTCTTGCAGGTGAAGCTATCGGGGCTATCGGTGTTGTAGATCTTGTCGCAGCTCTGGATATACTTTCCATGTTCCGGGAATATCCCGGTATTGTCGATGAAGTTGAAGAAGCCAGAAAAAGAATGGAATGATCTTTATTTCTTTTTCAGAGGTCTTTGAATTTCTGGAACTTAACAGCCTGTGACACAACAAACGCAACGATCGAGATAGCAACCGCAAGCAGGATTACCATAACTACATTACCGTTTTCTGCAGACCTCATCATGGCGTAGAACAAAAAGGCACTCAGTATAATACCAACGATCATCAGGGCTGCGGTCGGCAAACTATATATTTTTTCAAGTGGTCCTTCCATATTGGAGACTCAGTTTCATGTATATTATAGTTTTCTGTTGATTCTCTACTTGTGACAGAGTTAGTACATGTATCTGTATGTATCTGCAACGGTATGAAATTAAAACTATAACTGATGTCAGATTATCTTAAATTATACTATCCCATGGACCCAATATCGGAGTTTAAGATGGAACTTAAGAACATACTCAATAAGATAAAGAATAACGAGATGGACCTTGAAGCTGCGGAAGAGCAGATCAGGTGCATGGGTTATGTCCCGGTTTCGGATATTGCCAAGGTGGACATATTCCGCAAGCACAGGACAGGTATCATGGAAGCTATACTTGCGGAAGGAAAGGACCCTGATGATATCGTGGAGATAGCAAAGGCCCAGGTCTCAGCAACAGGTCGTGTCCTGATTACCCGCCTTGGAAAAGATCACAGAGCAGCGCTGGAGGCTGGCTTCGATCCTGAGGAACTTGAATGGAGCCTTCACAGAACATTGGCCGTGGTCCATGACGGCACCCCGGCTCCAAGAACCGGTGGTGTTGTTGCTATTATCACAGCCGGGACCGCTGATATTGATGTTGCGGAGGAGGCGCGAATGGTGGCAAATGAAATGGGATGCGAGACAATTGCCATCTACGATGTGGGTGTTGCGGGTTTTCACAGGCTTGTGGGTGAGATGCTAAAACTCCAGGAGAAAAAGCCTGATTCGATCGTTGTTGCAGCCGGAAGGGAAGGTACTCTTCCCACAGTGGTATCAGGCCTTGTGGATGTGCCTGTCATCGGTCTTCCCGTATCGACAGGTTATGGTGCGGGAGCCAGGGGTGAGGCTGCGTTGCTTTCCATGTTACAATCATGTTCAGTTCTCTCGGTTGTGAACATTGACGCGGGCTTCGTGGCTGGCTCTTTTGCAGCCAGGATCGCAAATACAGTTGCAAAGGCCAGAAATGGGGATGTAGATAGGGAATGATGTTTGCTGTGGATGTTTTCCATCAGCGTTAATTGTTTCAAAATCCAAACAGATGAATTTACAGATGTGATGAAATGAGGTCTCTAATATTCGAACCGTTCTCAGGTGCCGCCGGGGATATGATACTTGCCAGCCTGATAGATCTTGGAGCTGACAGTCAGAAGCTGCGTGAGTTGATAGAATCCGCTGTTGATGTATCGGTGTCTGTTGACAGGGTCGACAAAAAGGGTATTGATGCTGTAAATGTGAGGATAGATGTACCCTATGAGACCCATTCCAGACATTATTCCGAAATAGTTGATGTAGTCAAAGGAGTCGGACTGCCTGCTGCTGTGGAGCAGAGTGTACTGGGTGTTTTTAAGATACTGGCAGAAGCGGAATCAAAGGTTCACGGCCTGCCACTTGACAAATTGCATTTCCATGAGGTCGGACAGAAGGATGCGCTTGCGGATGTTATCGGTTCCTGTTTTGCCATCCATGAACTTGGAGTAGATGCGGTATTTACAACCCCTGTCAATGTGGGAGGTGGGAAGGTTCACTCGGCACATGGTGCAATGGCGGTTCCGGCACCTGCAACCCTTGAGATACTCAGACAGAGTGGTCTGATATTCTACGGACAGGGAAGCATGGAGATGCTGACCCCAACCGGTGCAGCCATACTTGCCTATTTTGCAAAACCCCTGGAGGACCTGCCGCGCGGGATAGTGAGATCGACCGGCTATGGTGCGGGAGATGCGGATACCGAAGATCCTAACGTACTACGCTCAATGATGATGGACGTGCAGGATACGCTTTCAAAGGACACGATTGAGGTGCTTGAGACCAACGTGGATGATGTGACCGGTGAGATCCTCGGGAGCCTTTTTGAGAAACTCCTGTCAGTTGGTGCAAGGGATGTAACGATCATACCCGCGACCATGAAAAAAGGAAGGTCCGGTCATATAATCAAGGTGATCACAAAGCCTGAGAATAGTGACCGTGTGGCCAGAGAGCTCATGAAGGAGACGGGCACGCTCGGTATACGGGTGATCTCCACCAAACACCGCTATGTTGCAGATCGCAGGATGGACAGTGTGGATATTATGCTCGGTTCCAGGGAATTTACCGTCGCGGTCAAGATCGCACAGGACAGAAGCGGTGAGATCCTGCACATGTCTGCAGAGTACGAGGACTGCCGCAGGGTTGCGGAACAGATGAAATTACCGCTGAAGGAAGTTATCAGAAGGGTTGAGGAGGAAGCATGGAACAAGTTCCTCTGAATACTTCATCTAAAAATCGTACTTTTTACCACAAATCATGTAAACAATCCCGACAATCACACAGCAAATGATAGGCGACGTCATAAAAGTTTTCAAAGAACTTGACAGCAAGGACCTTCGCATACTACAGGGTATCGAAGTGGGTATGAAGCACTATGAGTGGGTGCCCATGGATGAGTTGCTCAAGATCACAAAAATACCATTCTCCACTCTGGAATATAAGTTGAGGCTGCTGAAAAAGAAAAATCTTGTAGTGATGACAAATGCACCTTATGAAGGCTACCAGATATATTTCGATGCATATGATACGCTTGCTGTGAACACATTTGTTAAAAGGGGTACAATAAGTGCCATTGGTGATGAGATCGGTGTCGGTAAGGAATCCGTGGTTGTTGAGGCCATAAAGGAGCCGGAACTTGGTCTGGGAGAGCTGCAGGGTGTCATCATAAAATTTCACAGGGAGGGGCGGACCAGCTTCAAGAGCGTCAAACGTGTGCGTTCCCATCTCGAGAACAAGGAACACTTTTCATGGATATACGCAGCCAGGCTTGCCGCAAAAAGGGAAGCCGATATCATGAACAGGCTCTATCCTGATGTGTCCGTTCCAAGACTTATTGATAATAACAGACATGCTCTTGTCATGGAAATTGCAGAAGGTGACCTGCTCTACAGAACAAAGCTTGAGGATCCGGGCTGGTTCTTTGACCGTATAATGGATCAATTGAAGAAAACATATGAGAAAGGTATTATTCACTCGGATATCAGCGCGTATAATGTATTTGTATATGACGGAGGCGTGCAGATCATTGACTGGCCACAATATGTTGAGACGAACCATCCGCATGCCGACGAGCTGCTTGAGAGGGATGTCCGCAATCTTCTGGAGTATTTCAAACGCAAGTACGACCTGGACAGGGATATTCCGGCAATACTTGACGAAATAAAGGCATCTGAAGAGTCATAACTATATTACATCACCAACATAAATCAAATATATATGCAAAATGGGGTTATTTACGGGATCGATATTGCAAAGGGTTCCTCAAGGGCCCAGGAAGCACCAAGATACGCCGTAGCTGTTCTGGAGAAAGGTGAGGTCGTCCATCACACGATGCTTCGCCGACATAAGATTCTCCGCATGATCCAGAGAGACCGTCCTGTATATATTGCTGTGGACAATATCTACGAACTTGCGGCTGATAAGCGGAACCTTATCCGTTTTCTGGAAAAACTGCCGCAAAACACCAAACTCGTCCAGGTTACAGGTGGCATTCACCAGCGACCCCTGACCCGGCTTGCCAGGGAACACAATTTTACATTCAATCAGTTCAATCCCAATGAGGAAGCAGAAGCATGTGCAGTACTTGCAAGTCTCGGCGTTGGCTGTGAGGTCTCGCTCTTTGAGGACCTTACTAAGATCAAGGTCAGCAGGGCACGTTCCCTTGGCAGAGGCGGCTGGAGCCAGAACCGCTACCGTAGGAAGGTTCATGGTGCTGTGAGGCAAAAAAGCCGGGAGATAGAGGACATACTGCGTAAGTTCTCCCGGGAAACGGGTTTTGAGTATACGTCCAAGATTACCGAAGGTTTCGGGGGGTATGTAAGAGCAGAATACACTGTCAGAGCAAGGCGGGACAGGGTACCTGTGAAACCTTCATCTACGGCTGATGTACAGGTGACGGTAAAAAGTGTGGAAAGGGACAAGATAAAGTATCTGCCACTGAAAAAGAAAGGCAGAAAGTATACCATAGTGGGTATAGATCCCGGTACAACCGTTGGTATGGCAATACTTTCCCTTGAAGGTGAATTACTTTTCCTGCAGAGCATACGGGGCATATCGCATGATGAAGTTGTCAAGCTGATAGCGGATTATGGTAAACCTGCAGTTGTAGCCACTGATGTTTTCCCGACTCCTGCTGCTGTTGAGAAGATACGGCGCAGCTTCAATGCTGTCATAGGCACTCCGGGCGGGGAGATTCGGGCGGAAGAAAAAATAGCCCTGGCCCGTCCGTTTGGTTATTCCAACGATCATGAGCGAGATGCACTTGCAGCCGCGCTGACCACTTATAAGAATTACAAAAATGTATTCTCCAGGGTGGAGAAGAAGACTCCTGCTCATCTTGATATTGACAAGGTGAAATTCCATGTTATCCATGGTGCCTCCATCGAGGATGCCATTGAGAAAATAACGCCCTCACCGGTGGTCAGGAAAGAGTCAAAACCCGAGCCTGAATCCGAAGAAGAGACGGCTCTGAACGATCTTGTCCGCAAGCTCAGGGATGAGGTAAACCAGAAGAACTCCCAGATAAAACAGCTCAAGGACTATGTGGCGGAACTCAAGTACGAATCAAACCAGAAAGAGCGCACCATAGAAAATCTTGAGATGCGGATCAGGAAGATAAGAAGTGAAAGTTACCAGAAGGTCCGCAAGGACAAGGAAATAGTTATCAGGGACAGGGAGATAGAGCGGCTTAAGAGGGATATTAAGAAGGTTCGCAAATCCCTCAAAAGACAACGCAAACGGGCCAAACGTATCAAGCAGATTCATAAAAAGGAGATCAGGGGTGAGGGTCTGTCTGTGAAGATAATCGCTTCCTTTGCAAAGGAGGCAATACAGCATACAAAGGACACCTATGGTATCAGGGAAGGTGATCTTGTATATCTTGAAGATCCGAGTGGAGGTGGCCCGGTCACAGCCTCCATACTTGCGGATTCGGGTGTCAGGGCGGTACTCATCTCGGAAGAAATGCCTCATGCAGCCCTTGAGTATTTCTATGATTCCGATATCCCTGTGATCAGGGGTCTGAAACTGCAGAGGGTGGATGACCTTGCCACCATCGATCCGGAAGCACTTGATAAGGCGATATTTGAATGGGAAGAGAAGGCCAGGGAGCGTCGCAAGGAAAAGGATCATGAACAATTCCAGTCAATTCTGGATGAATACAGAAGTGAACGCAGAAGAGGTCTCGTATGATTTCATATCTACTTTTCAGAGGGATTTGCCTGTGACAAGATCCTCAATTCTGCTGGCCGGTGGCCTTGGAACAAGGTTGAACGGATATGAGAAGGCATTGTTACCCCTGGAAGAAGGAACTTTTATAGAAAATACTCTGCAGGTGCTGGAATCTGTTAGTGACGAAGTTGTAGTATCATTCAGGGATGAAGAACAGCTCGACCTGTTTCGGGAGTATGTCTGTGGAAAAGAAACAGTGATAGATAAGCTCAGAAACATCGGTCCTCTCGGGGGTATGCTTGAAGGATTCAAAAAAGCATCAGGTGAATATGTTTTTGTTGTGGCGTGCGATATGCCCTATCTTAACGGGGAGCTTATCAACCTGCTTTTCGAAAGATTGGAAGGTCATGATGCAGTACTTCCGGTAAACAGCTCCGGGCAGAAAGAACCACTTCATGCGGTGTACAGGAGAAAGCCCATGCTCTCTGAGACGAAGAGGTGTGTGGGTGAGGGTCTAAGGTCGGTGATGGCTCCTGTTTCCGCACTTGATGATGTACTGTTTCTGGAAAGTGAGGAAATATCTAAGATAGATAAAGACCTTCTTTCATTTACCAATATAAACACAGCCCGGGATATGGATATGCTCGGAAAGGACAAACCCAGGTGATTTTACGAAAATAAAGGATGTTGATAAGGATCTGGTCATCGAGAAAGCTATCAGTAGAATCTCCGATACGTACGATGTGGATATCTCCGTGATCAGGAATGCTATTTACGAGCTGGGGGAACCGCTTGATCTTGTAAAAATGGTGGAGGAAGGTATCTTCTGCTTCAGGGGTCCCGATGATGAGGTACGTTATGAT
The window above is part of the Methanolobus zinderi genome. Proteins encoded here:
- the trxB gene encoding thioredoxin-disulfide reductase, which gives rise to MVGTMYDLVIIGGGPAGLAAGIYAVRYGMDVIVLEKSIVQGQISLTSVIENFPGFPSISGRELMQHFKAHATAAGVEMKAAEVKTIKDNGDSKTIITFDEEIETKAVIMATGAEPRRLGVPGESKYLGKGVSYCATCDGPFFAGQEVIVVGGGDSAITEALILSNIAGKVYVIHRRDELRSCDLLKKRATEKENIEFIWDTTLEEILGDELVEKVRLKNVKTNETKEMNIDGVFIFVGISPRTEIVDVEKTKNGFIKTDGLMQSSVSGIFAAGDCRETVMWQVVTAVSDGAVAAVSAYKYIMGLE
- a CDS encoding DUF2111 domain-containing protein, giving the protein MECNNENDGIYCLKICADSTAEDLEPIAVAIHTLLGIPITIRSMNSRGIRMERGIIVDREYTGPVLEEVIRTNTVVRTVPSEGVYRGKSVIVAPIRTLAGEAIGAIGVVDLVAALDILSMFREYPGIVDEVEEARKRME
- the larB gene encoding nickel pincer cofactor biosynthesis protein LarB produces the protein MELKNILNKIKNNEMDLEAAEEQIRCMGYVPVSDIAKVDIFRKHRTGIMEAILAEGKDPDDIVEIAKAQVSATGRVLITRLGKDHRAALEAGFDPEELEWSLHRTLAVVHDGTPAPRTGGVVAIITAGTADIDVAEEARMVANEMGCETIAIYDVGVAGFHRLVGEMLKLQEKKPDSIVVAAGREGTLPTVVSGLVDVPVIGLPVSTGYGAGARGEAALLSMLQSCSVLSVVNIDAGFVAGSFAARIANTVAKARNGDVDRE
- the larC gene encoding nickel pincer cofactor biosynthesis protein LarC, with protein sequence MRSLIFEPFSGAAGDMILASLIDLGADSQKLRELIESAVDVSVSVDRVDKKGIDAVNVRIDVPYETHSRHYSEIVDVVKGVGLPAAVEQSVLGVFKILAEAESKVHGLPLDKLHFHEVGQKDALADVIGSCFAIHELGVDAVFTTPVNVGGGKVHSAHGAMAVPAPATLEILRQSGLIFYGQGSMEMLTPTGAAILAYFAKPLEDLPRGIVRSTGYGAGDADTEDPNVLRSMMMDVQDTLSKDTIEVLETNVDDVTGEILGSLFEKLLSVGARDVTIIPATMKKGRSGHIIKVITKPENSDRVARELMKETGTLGIRVISTKHRYVADRRMDSVDIMLGSREFTVAVKIAQDRSGEILHMSAEYEDCRRVAEQMKLPLKEVIRRVEEEAWNKFL
- a CDS encoding RIO1 family regulatory kinase/ATPase, with product MIGDVIKVFKELDSKDLRILQGIEVGMKHYEWVPMDELLKITKIPFSTLEYKLRLLKKKNLVVMTNAPYEGYQIYFDAYDTLAVNTFVKRGTISAIGDEIGVGKESVVVEAIKEPELGLGELQGVIIKFHREGRTSFKSVKRVRSHLENKEHFSWIYAARLAAKREADIMNRLYPDVSVPRLIDNNRHALVMEIAEGDLLYRTKLEDPGWFFDRIMDQLKKTYEKGIIHSDISAYNVFVYDGGVQIIDWPQYVETNHPHADELLERDVRNLLEYFKRKYDLDRDIPAILDEIKASEES
- a CDS encoding DUF460 domain-containing protein — its product is MQNGVIYGIDIAKGSSRAQEAPRYAVAVLEKGEVVHHTMLRRHKILRMIQRDRPVYIAVDNIYELAADKRNLIRFLEKLPQNTKLVQVTGGIHQRPLTRLAREHNFTFNQFNPNEEAEACAVLASLGVGCEVSLFEDLTKIKVSRARSLGRGGWSQNRYRRKVHGAVRQKSREIEDILRKFSRETGFEYTSKITEGFGGYVRAEYTVRARRDRVPVKPSSTADVQVTVKSVERDKIKYLPLKKKGRKYTIVGIDPGTTVGMAILSLEGELLFLQSIRGISHDEVVKLIADYGKPAVVATDVFPTPAAVEKIRRSFNAVIGTPGGEIRAEEKIALARPFGYSNDHERDALAAALTTYKNYKNVFSRVEKKTPAHLDIDKVKFHVIHGASIEDAIEKITPSPVVRKESKPEPESEEETALNDLVRKLRDEVNQKNSQIKQLKDYVAELKYESNQKERTIENLEMRIRKIRSESYQKVRKDKEIVIRDREIERLKRDIKKVRKSLKRQRKRAKRIKQIHKKEIRGEGLSVKIIASFAKEAIQHTKDTYGIREGDLVYLEDPSGGGPVTASILADSGVRAVLISEEMPHAALEYFYDSDIPVIRGLKLQRVDDLATIDPEALDKAIFEWEEKARERRKEKDHEQFQSILDEYRSERRRGLV
- a CDS encoding molybdenum cofactor guanylyltransferase, whose translation is MNTEVNAEEVSYDFISTFQRDLPVTRSSILLAGGLGTRLNGYEKALLPLEEGTFIENTLQVLESVSDEVVVSFRDEEQLDLFREYVCGKETVIDKLRNIGPLGGMLEGFKKASGEYVFVVACDMPYLNGELINLLFERLEGHDAVLPVNSSGQKEPLHAVYRRKPMLSETKRCVGEGLRSVMAPVSALDDVLFLESEEISKIDKDLLSFTNINTARDMDMLGKDKPR